One region of Eremothecium gossypii ATCC 10895 chromosome II, complete sequence genomic DNA includes:
- the VPS24 gene encoding ESCRT-III subunit protein VPS24 (Syntenic homolog of Saccharomyces cerevisiae YKL041W (VPS24)), translating into MNFIKTAIWGVDPREQHRKLKAILRKNQRQLDKSLRELAALKGKTQVLIKKSAKTNDVKTVRIYAKELYQINKQYDRIYTSKAQLQSVGMKIEEAFHMNKMQQTMAQSAGLMREVNSLVSVPQLRSTMMELEKELLRSGIVSEMVNDSLENIDMTVDDEEVDEQVEQIVMQYTGAKFNAVDNVPETQLERQDALEEVVPEEDIKDEADNMLREMRERLNALQG; encoded by the coding sequence ATGAACTTCATCAAGACGGCCATCTGGGGAGTCGATCCGCGTGAGCAGCACCGCAAGCTGAAGGCCATCTTGCGGAAGAACCAGCGGCAGCTTGACAAATCGCTGCGTGAGCTGGCAGCGCTGAAGGGGAAGACGCAGGTGCTGATCAAGAAGTCTGCGAAGACGAACGACGTCAAGACGGTGCGGATATACGCCAAGGAGCTGTACCAAATCAACAAGCAGTACGATCGGATTTACACGTCGAAGGCGCAGCTGCAGTCTGTGGGGATGAAAATAGAGGAGGCGTTCCACATGAACAAAATGCAGCAGACCATGGCGCAGAGCGCTGGGCTGATGAGGGAGGTGAACTCGCTCGTGAGCgtgccgcagctgcgcagcacgatgatggagctggagaaggagctgctgcggtCCGGCATTGTCAGCGAGATGGTGAACGACTCGCTGGAGAACATCGACATGACcgtcgacgacgaggaggtGGACGAGCAGGTGGAGCAAATCGTGATGCAGTACACCGGTGCCAAGTTCAATGCTGTTGATAACGTGCCAGAAACGCAGCTGGAACGGCAGGATGCCCTGGAGGAGGTGGTCCCCGAGGAAGACATCAAAGACGAGGCGGACAACATGTTGCGCGAGATGCGCGAACGACTCAATGCACTGCAGGGCTGA